A stretch of Cicer arietinum cultivar CDC Frontier isolate Library 1 chromosome 5, Cicar.CDCFrontier_v2.0, whole genome shotgun sequence DNA encodes these proteins:
- the LOC101494497 gene encoding UNC93-like protein 1: MGSSQNEQSSTQIPQNTKSSSLFRYNSPLVQIILIGFVCFCCPGMFNALSGMGGGGQVNATASNNALTALYTTFAVFGILGGGIYNILGPHLTLFAGCSTYVLYAGSFLYYNHYQHQAFAIFSGAVLGIGAGLLWAAQGAIMTSYPPVNRKGTYISIFWSIFNMGGVIGGLIPFILNYHRSDQAATVNDGTYIGFMAFMSLGAILSLTILPASKVVRDDGTMCSNMLYSNVTTELMEILKLFYNWKMLVMIPAAWSSNFFYTYQFNHVNKTQFSLRTRGLNNVFYWGAQMMGSIGIGYTMDFSFKSRRKRGIVGISVVAVLGSVIWGGALANQIKHRHDEILDFKESGSGFAGPFVLYFSFGLLDAMFQSMVYWSIGALANDSEILSRYIGFYKGIQSAGAAVAWQIDNHNVSPMSQLIVNWVLTTVSYPLLLVLMVLAVKEDDDIDKVADHNGSASASAPAH; encoded by the exons ATGGGTTCATCTCAAAATGAACAATCATCAACCCAAATACCCCAAAATACAAAAAGTTCATCTCTTTTTAGATATAATTCACCTCTTGTACAAATCATCCTAATtgggtttgtttgtttttgttgccCAGGAATGTTCAACGCTCTTTCTGGAATGGGTGGTGGTGGTCAAGTCAACGCTACCGCTTCCAACAACGCCCTCACCGCACTCTACACAACCTTCGCCGTTTTCGGTATTCTAGGTGGTGGCATCTACAACATCCTCGGACCCCACTTAACTCTTTTCGCAGGTTGTTCCACTTATGTCCTCTATGCTGGATCTTTTCTCTATTACAATCATTACCAGCATCAAGCTTTCGCTATTTTCTCCGGCGCCGTTCTCGGCATCGGAGCAGGACTATTATGGGCTGCACAAGGTGCTATTATGACATCTTACCCTCCGGTGAATAGAAAAGGAACTTACATTTCGATTTTCTGGAGTATCTTTAACATGGGTGGTGTTATTGGTGGTTTAATCccttttattttgaattacCATCGTAGTGACCAAGCTGCTACTGTTAATGATGGAACTTATATTGGTTTTATGGCTTTTATGTCACTAGGGGCAATTTTGTCTTTGACTATTTTGCCTGCTAGTAAAGTTGTTCGTGATGATGGAACAATGTGTTCAAACATGTTGTACTCAAATGTTACCACTGAGTTAATGGAGATTTTGAAGTTGTTTTATAATTGGAAGATGCTTGTGATGATTCCTGCAGCTTGGTCTAGTAATTTTTTCTACacatatcaatttaatcatgTTAATAAGACACAGTTTAGTTTGAGAACAAGAGGGTTGAACAATGTGTTTTACTGGGGAGCACAAATGATGGGGTCGATTGGGATTGGATACACTATGGATTTTAGTTTTAAGAGTAGAAGGAAGAGGGGTATTGTGGGAATTAGTGTGGTTGCTGTTCTTGGATCTGTTATATGGGGCGGTGCTTTGGCTAATCAGATTAAACATAGACATGATGAGATTTTGGATTTTAAGGAATCTGGTTCTGGATTTGCTGGTccttttgttttgtattttagttttggtttGTTGGATGCTATGTTCCAAAGTATGGTTTATTGGTCCATTGGAGCACTGGCTAACGATTCTGAGATTCTTAGCAG GTACATTGGATTCTATAAAGGGATACAGAGTGCTGGTGCTGCAGTAGCATGGCAAATTGATAACCACAATGTGTCTCCAATGTCACAGTTGATTGTGAATTGGGTGCTCACAACAGTAAGCTATCCGTTACTGTTAGTTTTGATGGTGTTGGCTGTGAAAGAGGATGATGACATTGATAAGGTAGCTGATCACAATGGCTCTGCCTCTGCCTCTGCCCCTGCCCATTGA
- the LOC101499397 gene encoding uncharacterized protein translates to MAGICAVLIVICMMPSVLVVAGDASSAAIRLPSEVSGEVNNVCAGAGAEAWCPVKCFRTDPVCGVDGVTYWCGCEEAACAGVKVGKMGYCEVGNGGLAPISAQALLLVHIVWLIVLAFSVFFGLF, encoded by the coding sequence ATGGCCGGAATTTGTGCCGTACTAATCGTCATTTGTATGATGCCGTCGGTGTTGGTGGTGGCCGGAGACGCGTCATCGGCGGCAATTCGGTTACCGTCGGAAGTTAGCGGAGAAGTGAATAACGTGTGCGCAGGAGCAGGGGCGGAGGCATGGTGTCCAGTAAAGTGTTTCCGGACGGACCCAGTATGCGGCGTGGACGGCGTGACGTATTGGTGTGGTTGTGAGGAAGCGGCATGCGCGGGTGTGAAAGTTGGGAAAATGGGGTATTGTGAAGTTGGGAATGGTGGTTTGGCTCCTATATCTGCTCAGGCACTTCTTCTTGTACATATTGTTTGGCTCATTGTTCTTGCATTTTCTGTCTTCTTTGgtcttttttaa
- the LOC101499081 gene encoding uncharacterized protein, whose translation MFWAAHLVSSAITAGSPCGCSAAYSPFAYLTLPKHLFFSYFIFPVGFVQIDVCRGILVLLRYTKKSILSPMDNDGWDLSAIVRSCKATTFTNPTTVFETPTPNTSTNNTRSPLKPTDFIELEKLTTIINPNTTISTPTSTSTSTSAANILKPTFTIGTPAFTYTGVHNTNQNSTFYDVSTLGIQQEMQSNPRTDLFTRVYIPTKVNCIKVTSAHFDLAYNHPSLQQQSQRELNQLPIQVTQINSVVLPNTRPQPKKYRSNYR comes from the exons ATGTTTTGGGCGGCCCATCTGGTTAGTTCAGCTATCACTGCTGGAAGCCCCTGCGGTTGTTCGGCTGCGTACTCCCCGTTTGCGTATCTCACACTCCCAAAGcatctttttttttcatatttcatttttcCGGTCGGCTTCGTGCAGATAGATGTTTGCCGGGGGATATTGGTGCTCCTGAG atataCTAAAAAATCAATCCTTTCTCCAATGGACAATGATGGTTGGGATCTATCAGCCATTGTGCGTAGTTGTAAAGCTACCACCTTTACCAATCCCACCACCGTTTTTGAAACTCCCACCCCCAACACCTCGACCAATAACACTAGATCTCCTCTTAAACCAACTGATTTCATAGAGCTAGAAAAATTGACAACCATCATAAATCCCAATACCACTATCTCCACCCCCACCTCCACCTCCACCTCCACCTCCGCCGCCAATATCCTTAAACCCACATTCACTATCGGCACCCCCGCTTTCACTTACACCGGTGTTCATAACACTAATCAAAACTCAACTTTTTATGATGTCTCAACACTCGGGATACAACAAGAAATGCAATCAAATCCACGAACTGATTTATTCACAAG gGTGTATATTCCTACAAAGGTTAACTGCATTAAAGTTACTAGTGCTCATTTTGATCTTGCATACAATCACCCATCACTTCAACAACAATCCCAAAGAGAACTCAATCAACTACCGATTCAAGTAACACAAATCAATTCTGTGGTTTTACCAAATACACGTCCACAACCAAAAAAATACAGATCAAATTATAGGTAA